Proteins encoded by one window of Rhodamnia argentea isolate NSW1041297 chromosome 6, ASM2092103v1, whole genome shotgun sequence:
- the LOC125315505 gene encoding uncharacterized protein LOC125315505, which translates to MASDGGGEDLLDWLSAIEFPSLDQLLSEEGFPMAEPSDDGVSGAQDNNAQTADQQRTQTAVATPHAQGDPDRTLESLSALNLKCEKTIFMLKKAEAVCCEGRVDRQTWKALGSQMFKAKSEPFSVLRIGRYEIRPRYSSHLIAKWYYTKKRLNWEILENGLKKKIEISWPDISAMRVEYGDDVEILEIEVSHLTLHYVSAKFLFHDWIQR; encoded by the exons ATGGCGAGTGACGGAGGGGGAGAAGACCTTTTGGACTGGTTGAGTGCTATAGAGTTCCCGTCACTTGATCAGCTCCTTTCAGAGGAGGGTTTTCCGATGGCTGAACCTTCGGATGATGGTGTTTCTGGGGCGCAAGATAACAATGCACAGACCGCCGATCAGCAGCGTACTCAAACAGCAGTTGCGACACCACACGCACAG GGCGATCCCGATAGAACTCTCGAGTCTTTGAGCGCACTCAACTTAAAATGTGAGAAGACAATTTTTATGCTCAAGAAAGCTGAAGCCGTATGTTGTGAGGGACGAGTCGATCGTCAAACATGGAAAGCACTCGGGTCTCAAATGTTCAAGGCCAAAAGCGAACCGTTTAGCGTCCTCAGGATCGGTAGATACGAG ATACGACCTCGATACTCGTCTCATTTGATAGCAAAGTGGTACTACACGAAGAAACGGTTAAACTGGGAGATACTTGAAAACGGtctgaagaagaagattgaaatAAGCTGGCCAGATATTTCGGCGATGAGAGTTGAATATGGTGACGATGTGGAAATTCTAGAAATCGAGGTGTCACACTTAACCTTACATTATGTTTCTGCCAAATTTCTTTTCCATGATTGGATTCAACGATAG